From the genome of Vicia villosa cultivar HV-30 ecotype Madison, WI unplaced genomic scaffold, Vvil1.0 ctg.001698F_1_1, whole genome shotgun sequence, one region includes:
- the LOC131636324 gene encoding uncharacterized mitochondrial protein AtMg00820-like, with the protein MSNFISYSNLSSSLSAFASKLSSVEIPKNVQVALEIPKWREAILEEMKALEKNKTWSVTTLPNGKKTVGCKWVFTVKYNSDGSIERYKARLMAKGFTQTYGIDYSETFAPVAKLNTVRTLLSLAANLDWPLHQLDV; encoded by the coding sequence ATGTCCAATTTTATATCATATTCAAATTTGTCTTCATCTTTGTCTGCCTTTGCCTCAAAATTGTCTAGtgtagaaattccaaaaaatgtaCAAGTTGCTCTAGAAATTCCAAAGTGGAGGGAAGCTATACTTGAGGAGATGAAAGCTCTAGAAAAGAACAAAACTTGGAGTGTTACGACATTACCGAATGGAAAGAAGacagttggatgcaaatgggtgtttacTGTGAAGTATAATTCAGATGGGTCAATTGAAAGGTACAAGGCTCGCTTGATGGCTAAAGGCTTTACTCAGACCTATGGTATAGACTACTCAGAGACATTTGCTCCTGTTGCAAAACTGAACACTGTAAGAACTCTTTTATCTCTTGCTGCTAACCTGGATTGGCCCCTACATCAGTTAGATGTTTAG